The proteins below are encoded in one region of Streptomyces roseirectus:
- a CDS encoding ABC transporter ATP-binding protein codes for MAYRNKGGGDLDTDSEFEEYEYDTPTIPSRVAFRRFWPLTKGLRKWLLLVWVCTIVAALAETEAILLFGELTDNALNKGSLDAFRAPAAKWLAVAIVGALVAYAGNSLAAWATERFVMRLREHVFDHVQQLPPHFFQLHRQGDLLSRLTSDVEAIETMVVSGLVGAASAGFSALFYAAAAFWLRWDLATATFVLAPLFWLAARRFSGSIKDVSRAGRVADGAITSVVEESLGNIVLTQAYGRRDAERRRLHEEATAWFRASVRSARLNEAYEQLVQVIETVCVLAVIGIGAWEISTGRMTLGQLLAFAAFLGYLYPPVRGLAQLGLTVTAATAGAERLIEILDVRPSVADPLHAADTGRPDGAIEVRDVSFRYPGAERDALKGLSFRVSPGELVIVTGPSGAGKSTVSKLLLRFYDPDSGDVLLDGVPLRGFPVARLREYVTLLPQETLVLHDTVRANIACGRPGAGDRAIEAAARAADAHDFVVRLPEGYDTRIDPGTARLSGGQLQRLAIARAILRDAPVLVLDEPTTGLDAMSARRVVKPLRRLTAGRTTLMITHDLNLAPDADRILVVDRGRVVETGRHDELLARGGAYARLHRSQNNAVMDTGELRMPVFAEEPVFVEEGTGGGGEGAGYYGYDASPPAPGGIPCTPYDPYNPYYGHVPPAPQGDGTWPGA; via the coding sequence ATGGCCTACAGGAATAAGGGTGGCGGCGATCTCGATACCGATTCAGAATTCGAGGAATACGAATACGACACCCCGACCATTCCGTCCCGCGTCGCGTTCCGCCGTTTCTGGCCGCTGACCAAGGGCCTGCGGAAATGGCTGCTGCTCGTCTGGGTGTGCACGATCGTCGCCGCCCTCGCCGAGACCGAAGCCATCCTGCTCTTCGGCGAGTTGACCGACAATGCCCTCAACAAGGGCTCCCTGGACGCCTTCCGGGCACCGGCCGCGAAATGGCTGGCCGTCGCGATCGTCGGCGCGCTCGTCGCCTACGCGGGCAACTCCCTCGCGGCCTGGGCCACCGAACGCTTCGTGATGAGACTGCGCGAGCATGTCTTCGACCACGTCCAGCAGTTGCCCCCGCACTTCTTCCAACTCCACCGCCAGGGCGACCTGTTGTCCCGGCTCACGAGCGACGTCGAGGCGATCGAGACGATGGTCGTCTCCGGCCTCGTGGGCGCCGCCTCCGCCGGATTCAGCGCTCTCTTCTACGCCGCCGCCGCGTTCTGGCTGCGCTGGGACCTGGCCACCGCGACCTTCGTCCTCGCCCCGCTCTTCTGGCTCGCCGCCCGCCGCTTCTCCGGCTCCATCAAGGACGTCTCCCGCGCGGGCCGGGTCGCGGACGGCGCGATCACCTCCGTCGTCGAGGAATCCCTCGGCAACATCGTCCTCACCCAGGCGTACGGCCGCCGCGACGCCGAGCGGCGACGGCTGCACGAGGAGGCGACGGCGTGGTTCCGCGCCTCCGTCCGCTCGGCCAGGCTGAACGAGGCGTACGAGCAACTGGTGCAGGTCATCGAGACGGTGTGCGTGCTCGCGGTGATCGGGATCGGCGCCTGGGAGATCTCCACCGGGCGCATGACGCTCGGTCAACTCCTCGCGTTCGCCGCCTTCTTGGGCTACCTCTACCCACCCGTGCGCGGACTGGCCCAGCTCGGCCTCACCGTCACCGCGGCCACCGCAGGAGCCGAGCGGCTGATCGAGATCCTCGACGTGCGTCCCTCGGTCGCCGACCCGCTCCACGCCGCCGACACCGGCCGGCCGGACGGCGCGATCGAAGTCCGCGACGTCTCCTTCCGCTACCCCGGCGCGGAGCGGGACGCCCTCAAGGGGCTCTCCTTCCGCGTCAGCCCCGGCGAGCTGGTGATCGTCACCGGCCCGAGCGGCGCCGGGAAGTCCACGGTCTCGAAACTCCTCCTCAGGTTCTACGACCCCGACTCGGGAGACGTCCTCCTCGACGGCGTCCCCCTAAGGGGTTTCCCTGTCGCCCGGCTGAGGGAGTACGTCACCCTCCTCCCCCAGGAGACCCTGGTCCTGCACGACACCGTCCGCGCCAACATCGCCTGCGGCCGGCCCGGCGCCGGCGACCGGGCGATCGAGGCGGCGGCGCGGGCGGCCGACGCCCACGACTTCGTCGTCCGCCTCCCCGAGGGCTACGACACGAGGATCGACCCCGGCACCGCCCGGCTCTCCGGCGGCCAGCTCCAGCGGCTCGCCATCGCCCGCGCGATCCTGCGCGACGCCCCGGTACTGGTCCTGGACGAGCCGACGACCGGCCTCGACGCGATGTCCGCCCGCCGCGTGGTCAAGCCGCTGCGCCGGCTGACGGCCGGGCGGACGACCCTGATGATCACCCACGACCTCAACCTCGCCCCCGACGCCGACCGCATCCTCGTCGTCGACCGGGGGCGGGTCGTCGAGACCGGCCGCCATGACGAACTGCTGGCGCGCGGTGGCGCGTACGCGCGGCTGCACCGGTCGCAGAACAACGCGGTGATGGACACGGGGGAACTACGGATGCCGGTGTTCGCGGAGGAACCGGTGTTCGTGGAGGAGGGGACGGGCGGTGGCGGCGAGGGCGCCGGGTACTACGGGTACGACGCCTCCCCGCCCGCACCCGGCGGCATCCCCTGCACCCCGTACGACCCGTACAACCCCTACTACGGCCACGTCCCGCCCGCTCCCCAGGGCGACGGCACCTGGCCCGGCGCCTGA
- a CDS encoding EamA family transporter gives MMNSSRAPGPPVTTPEPTITTPSGVPGGLRRDGGTPGRGTARTGGAGTLGPIGLVLAGGVSVQFGGALSVLLMPKTGALGVVTLRLVVASVVLLLICRPRLRGHSRADWGTVIVFGVTMSAMNGLFYQALDRIPLGPAVTLEVLGPLALSVVASRRAVNAVWAALALAGVFLLGGGSFDSLDPVGVAFALAAGVAWASYIVFSARTGRRFPQADGLALAMAVGAILFLPLGIMDAGTKLLHPQTLGLGAAVAILSSVLPYTLELLALRRLPASTFAILMSLEPAIASAAGFFILDQTLTTLQALAIALVIAASMGAVRTQVGRGKAKVGGGRAKVPDGPTVG, from the coding sequence ATGATGAACTCAAGCCGAGCACCGGGACCGCCAGTGACCACCCCTGAACCGACGATCACGACCCCTAGTGGTGTACCCGGAGGACTCCGGAGGGACGGCGGCACCCCGGGCCGGGGTACGGCGCGCACCGGCGGAGCGGGGACGCTCGGCCCCATCGGGCTGGTGCTGGCCGGCGGCGTCTCGGTGCAGTTCGGCGGCGCCCTGTCCGTGCTGCTGATGCCGAAGACGGGCGCGCTGGGCGTGGTGACGCTGCGGCTGGTCGTGGCGTCCGTCGTGCTGCTGCTGATCTGCCGCCCCCGGCTGCGCGGCCACTCGCGCGCGGACTGGGGCACGGTGATCGTCTTCGGCGTCACGATGTCCGCGATGAACGGCCTCTTTTACCAGGCCCTCGACCGCATCCCCCTCGGCCCGGCGGTCACCCTGGAGGTCCTGGGTCCGCTGGCCCTGTCGGTCGTCGCCTCCCGCCGCGCGGTGAACGCCGTCTGGGCGGCCCTCGCCCTCGCCGGGGTCTTCCTGCTCGGCGGCGGGAGCTTCGACAGCCTCGACCCGGTCGGCGTGGCGTTCGCGCTGGCGGCGGGCGTGGCGTGGGCGTCGTACATCGTCTTCAGCGCCCGTACGGGCCGGCGCTTCCCGCAGGCGGACGGGCTGGCCCTGGCGATGGCTGTAGGGGCCATCCTCTTCCTGCCCCTGGGGATCATGGACGCGGGCACGAAACTGCTGCACCCGCAGACCCTGGGACTCGGCGCGGCGGTCGCGATCCTCTCCTCGGTCCTCCCCTACACCCTCGAACTCCTCGCCCTGCGCCGCCTGCCCGCCTCCACCTTCGCGATCCTCATGAGCCTCGAACCCGCCATCGCCTCGGCGGCCGGCTTCTTCATCCTCGACCAGACCCTCACCACGCTCCAGGCGCTGGCGATCGCCCTGGTCATCGCCGCCAGCATGGGGGCGGTGCGGACACAGGTGGGGCGGGGGAAGGCGAAGGTGGGTGGGGGCAGGGCGAAGGTGCCGGACGGCCCCACCGTCGGCTGA
- a CDS encoding peptide-N4-asparagine amidase, with product MRPARAPGPARPGTRRARTVTVLTAAVAAFGLSLGSASAATVPAEFGTDYHDPVTAAPPIAAPHTRSCTVTVAQTRFKDFTPYTGTYTPPTGCGTPGRWSKVVLRLDGSVKGRQFDRLGYLDIGGVQVLRTSTPEPSQDGIDWSVEKDVTQYGNTLSTPQPVDMLIGNVVDDTYTGVLDVKVTLTFYAPRPGRTSSAPDRVIPLSDGNSVTTGASLTVPRNSERILAEVYATGSGGGCEEFWYSAVTPSASYSCKGGDDGPYREVLISVDGKVAGIASPYPNVWTGGWSPYLWSVIPSPHSFDVRPLVYDLTPFAGVLNDGKAHKVDVSVIGVPAGQTGWSAPTNVLVWQDAHKAVVTGAVTSYKRTGPAVSNHYTDGARRELVTSGADRLKVTGYVDTSHGRVTTTVERTLTTAIDHTWTPDENSDDQTGKWTDHQAMTTGGRVSRTDRAYALDGRATIDSANRLRVVMSVGDRATLGATRTDDEYRGDATFTLGVARDQRHAVATTGERYRVRGPGVCYDHALATEQGVLTKDVRGC from the coding sequence ATGAGACCCGCCAGAGCCCCGGGCCCCGCCCGGCCGGGCACCCGGCGGGCCCGGACGGTCACCGTGCTGACGGCGGCGGTCGCCGCGTTCGGCCTGTCCCTCGGCAGCGCCTCGGCCGCCACCGTGCCGGCGGAGTTCGGGACCGACTACCACGACCCCGTCACCGCCGCCCCGCCGATCGCCGCCCCGCACACCAGGTCCTGCACGGTCACCGTCGCGCAGACGCGCTTCAAGGACTTCACCCCCTACACCGGCACCTACACCCCGCCGACCGGCTGCGGCACCCCCGGCCGCTGGTCCAAGGTCGTGCTGCGCCTCGACGGGAGCGTGAAGGGGCGGCAGTTCGACCGGCTCGGGTACCTGGACATCGGCGGCGTCCAGGTCCTGCGCACCTCGACGCCCGAGCCGTCGCAGGACGGGATCGACTGGTCCGTCGAGAAGGACGTCACCCAGTACGGGAACACCCTGAGTACCCCGCAGCCCGTCGACATGCTGATCGGCAACGTTGTCGACGACACCTACACGGGCGTCCTCGATGTCAAGGTCACTCTCACGTTCTACGCCCCGCGGCCCGGCCGTACCTCCTCCGCTCCCGACCGCGTCATACCTCTGAGCGACGGCAACAGTGTGACGACGGGTGCCTCGCTGACCGTTCCGCGCAACTCCGAGCGGATTCTCGCGGAGGTGTACGCCACCGGATCGGGCGGCGGTTGCGAGGAGTTCTGGTACTCGGCGGTCACCCCGTCGGCGTCGTACTCCTGCAAGGGCGGGGACGACGGGCCGTACCGCGAGGTGCTGATCAGCGTCGACGGGAAGGTCGCCGGGATCGCCTCCCCGTACCCGAACGTGTGGACCGGCGGCTGGTCCCCCTACCTCTGGTCGGTGATCCCCTCGCCCCACTCCTTCGATGTACGTCCTCTGGTGTACGACCTGACGCCGTTCGCGGGAGTCCTGAACGACGGCAAGGCGCACAAGGTCGACGTGTCGGTGATCGGGGTGCCGGCCGGGCAGACCGGGTGGAGCGCGCCGACGAACGTCCTCGTCTGGCAGGACGCCCACAAGGCGGTCGTGACCGGCGCCGTCACGTCGTACAAGCGGACCGGGCCGGCGGTGAGCAACCACTACACCGACGGCGCGCGGCGCGAGCTGGTGACCTCCGGCGCGGACCGGCTCAAGGTCACCGGGTACGTCGACACCTCCCACGGCCGGGTCACGACGACGGTCGAGCGGACCCTCACCACCGCGATCGACCACACGTGGACGCCGGACGAGAACTCCGACGACCAGACCGGCAAGTGGACCGACCACCAGGCCATGACCACCGGCGGGCGCGTCTCCCGCACCGACCGCGCCTACGCGCTCGACGGGCGCGCGACCATCGACAGCGCCAACCGGCTGCGCGTGGTCATGTCCGTCGGCGACCGCGCGACGCTCGGCGCGACCCGGACCGACGACGAGTACCGCGGCGACGCCACCTTCACGCTCGGCGTGGCCCGCGACCAGCGGCACGCCGTCGCCACCACGGGTGAGCGCTACCGGGTCCGCGGGCCCGGGGTCTGCTACGACCACGCGCTCGCGACCGAGCAAGGGGTGCTGACGAAGGACGTCCGGGGCTGCTGA
- a CDS encoding phosphotransferase enzyme family protein: MPAPTRTVEAAALADAYSLGPGPWSVTPVTRGALGQIWKLTGAGSAWAVKEMLFGCDEEQVRREAALRDAAERLGISAPRLHTNRDGVHVTRLGSSASSAVKLYDWVEGGTADASDPAILDWFGRTAGLIHRAGEGAEGPVDDWYERCPDDAEWKELSDKVRRAGLPWADDLDRFVRDVVPELSVWVGPSSDADLVMSHCDLQPQNVLVGPAGPVLLDWDNAGPLSAEQELARALFVWSGGNEPDTGRTRRIVRAYRAAGGPGVIRGPRSFSMLFATAVNYVRVQADCAVEPTVTEEQRVFGARQAVACMRTIPRLSAVNLLVDTVAAAD, encoded by the coding sequence ATGCCCGCACCCACCAGGACAGTCGAAGCCGCCGCCCTCGCCGACGCCTACTCCCTCGGTCCCGGTCCCTGGAGCGTCACCCCTGTGACCCGCGGTGCCCTCGGGCAGATCTGGAAGCTGACCGGCGCCGGCTCGGCCTGGGCGGTGAAGGAGATGCTGTTCGGGTGCGACGAGGAGCAGGTCCGCCGGGAGGCGGCGCTCCGGGACGCGGCGGAGCGGCTGGGCATCTCCGCGCCCCGCCTCCACACCAACCGCGACGGCGTCCACGTCACCCGGCTCGGCTCCTCCGCGTCCTCCGCGGTCAAGCTGTACGACTGGGTGGAGGGCGGCACGGCCGACGCCTCCGACCCCGCGATCCTCGACTGGTTCGGACGGACGGCGGGACTCATCCACCGCGCGGGGGAGGGCGCCGAGGGGCCGGTGGACGACTGGTACGAACGGTGCCCCGACGACGCCGAGTGGAAGGAACTGAGCGACAAGGTGCGGCGCGCCGGGCTTCCCTGGGCCGACGACCTGGACCGCTTCGTCAGGGACGTAGTACCTGAGCTGTCCGTCTGGGTCGGACCTTCGAGTGACGCCGATCTGGTGATGTCGCACTGCGACCTCCAGCCGCAGAACGTCCTGGTGGGCCCCGCGGGTCCCGTCCTGCTCGACTGGGACAACGCCGGCCCGCTCTCGGCCGAACAGGAGCTGGCACGCGCCCTGTTCGTCTGGTCGGGCGGCAACGAGCCGGACACCGGGCGGACCCGGCGCATCGTCCGGGCCTACCGCGCGGCCGGCGGCCCCGGCGTGATCCGAGGACCCCGGTCGTTCTCGATGCTCTTCGCGACGGCCGTGAACTACGTGCGTGTCCAGGCCGATTGCGCGGTCGAGCCGACGGTCACCGAGGAACAGCGGGTGTTCGGCGCCCGGCAGGCGGTCGCCTGCATGCGGACGATCCCGAGGCTGAGCGCGGTGAACCTGCTG